The Astatotilapia calliptera chromosome 2, fAstCal1.2, whole genome shotgun sequence genome includes a window with the following:
- the plp1a gene encoding proteolipid protein 1a isoform X2, translated as MRCLGGVPYCSLVATLLCFSGIALFCGCGHQALTETERLIETYFARNLQDYITLAYIIQYFQYVIYGLASFFFLYCIVLLAEGFYTTSAARQTFGEFRSTMCGRCLSSSFIVMTYVLAVLWLLVFAFSALPVYFFYNMDATCHTIDILTETPASINQLCVDARQYGLLPWNAVPGKACGMTLSSVCKTREYRMTYDLYIAAFAGAGITLLALVHCSLHLAVYQVYLKMLRHRAKNEERGYDLYRRLQRDRGGILRSPYSENNLSDTL; from the exons ATGCGGTGTTTGGGTGGGGTGCCGTACTGTTCCCTTGTTGCCACACTTCTCTGCTTCTCTGGCATTGCCCTCTTCTGTGGTTGTGGGCACCAGGcactcacagagacagagaggctcATCGAGACATACTTTGCACGTAACCTTCAGGACTACATAACCCTAGCCTACAT CATTCAATATTTCCAGTATGTCATCTATGGTTTGGcctcctttttcttcctctacTGCATTGTGCTTTTGGCCGAGGGCTTCTACACTACGAGCGCTGCAAGGCAAACCTTTGGAGAGTTCAGGAGCACCATGTGCGGCCGCTGCCTCAGCTCCTCG TTTATAGTGATGACGTATGTGCTCGCTGTGCTGTGGCTGCTGGTGTTTGCCTTCTCGGCATTGCCAGTCTACTTCTTCTACAACATGGATGCTACCTGCCACACTATTGATATTCTGACTGAGACCCCAGCAAGTATCAACCAGCTTTGTGTTGATGCGAGACAGTACG gacTCTTGCCATGGAATGCAGTACCAGGGAAAGCTTGTGGTATGACCCTGTCCAGTGTCTGCAAGACAAGAGAA TACCGCATGACCTACGACCTCTACATCGCTGCCTTTGCCGGCGCTGGCATCACGCTCCTGGCTCTG GTGCACTGTTCCCTTCACTTGGCTGTGTACCAAGTCTACCTGAAGATGCTACGACACAGGGCAAAAAATGAGGAGAGAGGTTACGACCTGTATAGGAGACTGCAGAGGGACAGAGGAGGGATACTGCGCTCTCCGTACTCTGAGAACAACCTGTCTGACACCTTGTGA
- the plp1a gene encoding proteolipid protein 1a isoform X1, which produces MGCYECCMRCLGGVPYCSLVATLLCFSGIALFCGCGHQALTETERLIETYFARNLQDYITLAYIIQYFQYVIYGLASFFFLYCIVLLAEGFYTTSAARQTFGEFRSTMCGRCLSSSFIVMTYVLAVLWLLVFAFSALPVYFFYNMDATCHTIDILTETPASINQLCVDARQYGLLPWNAVPGKACGMTLSSVCKTREYRMTYDLYIAAFAGAGITLLALVHCSLHLAVYQVYLKMLRHRAKNEERGYDLYRRLQRDRGGILRSPYSENNLSDTL; this is translated from the exons ATGG GTTGCTATGAGTGCTGTATGCGGTGTTTGGGTGGGGTGCCGTACTGTTCCCTTGTTGCCACACTTCTCTGCTTCTCTGGCATTGCCCTCTTCTGTGGTTGTGGGCACCAGGcactcacagagacagagaggctcATCGAGACATACTTTGCACGTAACCTTCAGGACTACATAACCCTAGCCTACAT CATTCAATATTTCCAGTATGTCATCTATGGTTTGGcctcctttttcttcctctacTGCATTGTGCTTTTGGCCGAGGGCTTCTACACTACGAGCGCTGCAAGGCAAACCTTTGGAGAGTTCAGGAGCACCATGTGCGGCCGCTGCCTCAGCTCCTCG TTTATAGTGATGACGTATGTGCTCGCTGTGCTGTGGCTGCTGGTGTTTGCCTTCTCGGCATTGCCAGTCTACTTCTTCTACAACATGGATGCTACCTGCCACACTATTGATATTCTGACTGAGACCCCAGCAAGTATCAACCAGCTTTGTGTTGATGCGAGACAGTACG gacTCTTGCCATGGAATGCAGTACCAGGGAAAGCTTGTGGTATGACCCTGTCCAGTGTCTGCAAGACAAGAGAA TACCGCATGACCTACGACCTCTACATCGCTGCCTTTGCCGGCGCTGGCATCACGCTCCTGGCTCTG GTGCACTGTTCCCTTCACTTGGCTGTGTACCAAGTCTACCTGAAGATGCTACGACACAGGGCAAAAAATGAGGAGAGAGGTTACGACCTGTATAGGAGACTGCAGAGGGACAGAGGAGGGATACTGCGCTCTCCGTACTCTGAGAACAACCTGTCTGACACCTTGTGA
- the rab9b gene encoding ras-related protein Rab-9B, protein MMSGKNLLLKVILLGDGGVGKSSLMNRYVTDRFDSQSFHTIGVEFLNRDLEVDGRLVTLQIWDTAGQERFKSLRTPFYRGADCCLLTFAVNNLQSFQNLGSWKKEFMYYSDVKDPERFPFVVLGNKIDMEQREVGEDEARAWCEENGCCPYFETSAKDDTNVTAAFEAAVREVLAAEDQIDHALLSSTIDLHGNRKTSRRSCC, encoded by the coding sequence ATGATGAGTGGGAAGAACCTGCTGCTCAAGGTAATCCTACTGGGAGATGGTGGAGTGGGCAAGTCCTCCTTGATGAACCGCTATGTCACAGACCGGTTTGACTCCCAGTCTTTCCACACCATCGGCGTGGAGTTCCTTAATCGGGACTTGGAAGTGGATGGACGCCTTGTCACTCTTCAAATATGGGACACAGCCGGTCAGGAGCGCTTCAAGTCACTACGTACACCTTTCTACCGAGGCGCCGACTGCTGCCTGCTCACATTTGCCGTGAACAACCTGCAGAGCTTTCAGAACCTGGGCAGCTGGAAGAAGGAGTTCATGTACTACTCTGACGTCAAAGACCCCGAGCGGTTCCCTTTTGTGGTACTGGGCAACAAGATAGACATGGAGCAGAGGGAGGTTGGGGAGGATGAAGCGCGGGCCTGGTGTGAAGAGAACGGCTGCTGCCCTTACTTTGAGACCAGTGCTAAAGATGACACTAATGTCACCGCTGCGTTTGAGGCAGCTGTCAGGGAGGTTCTGGCTGCTGAGGACCAGATTGATCATGCGCTCTTGAGTAGTACTATTGATCTCCATGGAAACCGCAAAACCTCCCGAAGATCTTGTTGCTGA
- the plp1a gene encoding proteolipid protein 1a isoform X3, with protein sequence MGCYECCMRCLGGVPYCSLVATLLCFSGIALFCGCGHQALTETERLIETYFARNLQDYITLAYIIQYFQYVIYGLASFFFLYCIVLLAEGFYTTSAARQTFGEFRSTMCGRCLSSSFIVMTYVLAVLWLLVFAFSALPVYFFYNMDATCHTIDILTETPASINQLCVDARQYGLLPWNAVPGKACGMTLSSVCKTREYRMTYDLYIAAFAGAGITLLALLTYTMSTTYNFAVLRYLGRKGIGARC encoded by the exons ATGG GTTGCTATGAGTGCTGTATGCGGTGTTTGGGTGGGGTGCCGTACTGTTCCCTTGTTGCCACACTTCTCTGCTTCTCTGGCATTGCCCTCTTCTGTGGTTGTGGGCACCAGGcactcacagagacagagaggctcATCGAGACATACTTTGCACGTAACCTTCAGGACTACATAACCCTAGCCTACAT CATTCAATATTTCCAGTATGTCATCTATGGTTTGGcctcctttttcttcctctacTGCATTGTGCTTTTGGCCGAGGGCTTCTACACTACGAGCGCTGCAAGGCAAACCTTTGGAGAGTTCAGGAGCACCATGTGCGGCCGCTGCCTCAGCTCCTCG TTTATAGTGATGACGTATGTGCTCGCTGTGCTGTGGCTGCTGGTGTTTGCCTTCTCGGCATTGCCAGTCTACTTCTTCTACAACATGGATGCTACCTGCCACACTATTGATATTCTGACTGAGACCCCAGCAAGTATCAACCAGCTTTGTGTTGATGCGAGACAGTACG gacTCTTGCCATGGAATGCAGTACCAGGGAAAGCTTGTGGTATGACCCTGTCCAGTGTCTGCAAGACAAGAGAA TACCGCATGACCTACGACCTCTACATCGCTGCCTTTGCCGGCGCTGGCATCACGCTCCTGGCTCTG CTGACCTATACTATGTCAACCACCTATAACTTTGCCGTTCTGCGGTATCTGGGGAGAAAGGGCATAGGTGCACGGTGTTAG